From Paenibacillus graminis, a single genomic window includes:
- the cobT gene encoding nicotinate-nucleotide--dimethylbenzimidazole phosphoribosyltransferase, with the protein MISAIEEVTGPIAPPDEQAALRAVLRLNSLTKPPGSLGQLEALAVRLAGISKTEQPSYGTRTVVVMAADHGVCCEGVSAFPQEVTVQMAYNFLSGGAAVNVLARQAGASVQFVDIGIDAELEHPELINRKVRLGTGNMAAGPAMSREEALEAVLVGVRVAQEAVKSGTEILITGEMGIGNTTASAAILCALEGLSPEVAVGRGTGINDERLLYKIEVVERALRVNAPNPADPIDVLSKVGGLEIAGLAGLILGAAAARIPVILDGFISGAAALAAKAIAPESTAYMIASHVSNEQGHKLMLECLGLEALLDLGLRLGEGTGGVLSLHLIDAVNRIMTEMATFESAGVSGAEGK; encoded by the coding sequence ATGATCTCAGCAATTGAAGAAGTAACGGGGCCGATTGCTCCGCCGGATGAACAAGCGGCACTGCGGGCGGTGCTCCGTCTGAACAGTTTGACCAAACCCCCGGGAAGCCTCGGACAGCTGGAAGCGCTGGCCGTCCGCCTGGCGGGCATCTCGAAGACGGAGCAGCCCAGCTATGGGACACGTACTGTTGTGGTAATGGCTGCCGACCATGGTGTGTGCTGTGAGGGAGTCAGCGCTTTTCCGCAGGAGGTTACGGTGCAGATGGCTTATAATTTCCTCAGCGGAGGGGCGGCGGTCAATGTGCTGGCCCGGCAGGCCGGGGCAAGCGTGCAGTTCGTCGATATCGGCATCGATGCAGAGCTGGAGCACCCGGAGCTGATCAACCGCAAAGTACGGCTGGGAACGGGCAACATGGCTGCAGGACCGGCCATGAGCCGGGAGGAGGCTCTTGAGGCAGTACTTGTGGGTGTAAGAGTGGCCCAGGAAGCGGTAAAAAGCGGAACGGAGATTTTGATCACTGGTGAAATGGGCATCGGCAATACAACAGCCAGCGCTGCCATTCTGTGCGCTCTGGAAGGCCTCTCGCCGGAGGTGGCGGTGGGACGCGGAACAGGGATCAACGACGAACGGCTGCTGTACAAAATTGAAGTCGTGGAGCGCGCGCTGCGGGTGAACGCCCCGAACCCGGCTGACCCGATTGACGTGCTCTCCAAAGTGGGCGGACTTGAAATCGCCGGGCTGGCCGGGCTTATTCTTGGAGCCGCTGCCGCCCGCATTCCCGTCATTCTTGACGGATTCATCTCCGGCGCAGCCGCATTGGCCGCAAAAGCCATTGCTCCCGAGTCCACAGCGTATATGATCGCTTCCCATGTGTCGAACGAGCAGGGCCACAAGCTGATGCTGGAGTGCCTGGGACTGGAGGCGCTGCTTGATCTGGGGCTGCGGCTGGGTGAAGGAACGGGAGGCGTGCTCTCTCTCCACCTGATTGACGCGGTCAACCGCATCATGACCGAGATGGCTACCTTTGAAAGCGCCGGAGTTTCAGGAGCTGAGGGGAAATGA
- the cobU gene encoding bifunctional adenosylcobinamide kinase/adenosylcobinamide-phosphate guanylyltransferase, with amino-acid sequence MSILVTGGARSGKSGFAERLVFSLADEAVYVATGQAFDEEMKARIALHRKLREESGGAWEMLEEPLELPALLDRLSGGKAVLVDCLTLWLSNVLLAVEDQEDRQERVEREVSRLEQSVSSFRGTLVLVTNEVGDGIVPEYALGRLYRDLAGRMNALLARRCGQVFLVTAGIPIELKSREYRL; translated from the coding sequence ATGAGCATTCTTGTAACCGGCGGGGCGCGCAGCGGAAAGAGCGGTTTTGCCGAGCGGCTGGTGTTCTCCCTGGCGGATGAGGCCGTATATGTGGCTACCGGACAAGCCTTTGATGAAGAAATGAAGGCACGGATTGCCCTGCACCGCAAGCTTCGTGAAGAGAGCGGGGGGGCATGGGAGATGCTGGAGGAGCCGCTTGAGCTGCCTGCGCTCCTGGACCGACTCTCCGGGGGCAAGGCGGTGCTTGTGGATTGCCTGACGCTGTGGCTCTCCAATGTCCTGCTGGCCGTTGAGGATCAGGAAGACAGACAAGAACGGGTGGAACGGGAAGTTTCCCGGCTGGAGCAGAGTGTATCCTCCTTTCGCGGCACGCTGGTGCTGGTGACGAACGAGGTAGGTGACGGCATTGTGCCTGAATACGCACTTGGCCGGCTGTACCGGGATTTGGCCGGACGGATGAATGCGCTGCTGGCCCGGCGGTGCGGGCAGGTTTTTCTGGTTACTGCCGGTATTCCCATTGAGCTGAAGAGCAGGGAGTATCGGTTATGA
- the cobS gene encoding adenosylcobinamide-GDP ribazoletransferase: protein MSARGDAAAAFQFLSRFPVKGGGDFSRELLQRSVVYYPVVGAAIGLSAALGAGVAAWLLPAWPAAVITLILWVWLTGGLHLDGWMDTADGLLSYRTRERMLEIMKDSRVGAMGVLACMLLLLLKASLLAAFLEGGTWTELPLLLLPPVWSRWYMVRVMVRYPFARGDDGLAASFKGLPARQERRALLLAALLSLAAAAAPLALGAGNAWPQLLAAAILAPALAAACGTLAARRVRSRLGGLTGDVYGALNELLEALLLLLLVLLQHNL from the coding sequence ATGAGCGCGCGGGGAGATGCTGCAGCCGCTTTTCAATTTCTTTCGCGCTTCCCGGTTAAGGGGGGAGGGGATTTCTCCCGCGAACTACTGCAGCGCAGCGTGGTGTATTATCCTGTGGTTGGCGCAGCCATCGGGTTAAGCGCGGCATTGGGCGCAGGCGTTGCGGCCTGGCTGCTGCCTGCCTGGCCTGCCGCCGTCATCACCCTGATCCTGTGGGTGTGGCTTACGGGCGGCTTGCATCTGGACGGCTGGATGGACACCGCGGATGGGCTGCTCAGCTACCGCACGCGGGAGCGGATGCTGGAGATTATGAAGGACAGCCGCGTTGGCGCAATGGGGGTGCTGGCCTGCATGCTGCTCCTGCTGCTGAAGGCCTCGCTGCTGGCAGCCTTCCTTGAAGGCGGCACCTGGACGGAGCTGCCGCTGCTTCTGCTGCCGCCGGTCTGGAGCCGCTGGTACATGGTGCGGGTCATGGTCCGCTACCCGTTCGCCCGCGGCGATGACGGGCTGGCCGCCAGCTTCAAAGGGCTGCCTGCCCGGCAGGAGAGGCGCGCGCTGCTGCTGGCGGCGCTGCTCTCGCTGGCTGCCGCTGCCGCGCCGCTGGCGCTGGGCGCAGGCAACGCCTGGCCGCAGCTGCTGGCAGCGGCCATTCTGGCCCCGGCCCTGGCGGCGGCCTGCGGCACGCTCGCTGCGCGGCGGGTCCGCAGCCGGCTCGGCGGGCTCACCGGCGACGTGTACGGCGCGCTGAACGAACTGCTGGAGGCGCTGCTGCTCCTCCTGCTGGTGCTGCTGCAGCATAACCTGTAG
- a CDS encoding cobyric acid synthase, whose amino-acid sequence MQEQAATPEKRPQPAAVLMIQGTASDVGKSLVTAAIGRIMTRDGYRTAPFKSQNMALNSYVTEDGKEIGRAQGMQAEAFGITANTDMNPILLKPSGEMSAQIVVHGVPHTALSAREYREKFLPEAKSTVMDALGRLRTAYDIVLMEGAGSPAEINLKARDIVNMNLAGWADAPVLLVADIDRGGVFAFLVGTLELLEPHERARVKGFIINKFRGDLSLLQPGLDWLQQRTGIPVLGVLPFLPRLRIEAEDSVVLEGTSGRLGAKQGKELDIAVIRYPRISNFTDFDPLEDEPDTAVRYVSTAIELGTPDVIILPGTKNTAADLDYLREQGFPEAIAAALNQGTRQLAGICGGYQMLGLKLLDPHAVESAEPGEREGLGLLPLSTSFLQQKTTVRASGMLAQDHPLPLYGGEAASAPAAELPVAGYEIHMGITTNHDPASVRSLFQLKGPDGSMQQEGWGTPEGRVWGTYLHGLFHNDALRRAWLDGLRQSKGLAPLGQTFSAAALREQEFDRLADTVRASLDMAAIYKIMGVSQQGR is encoded by the coding sequence ATGCAAGAACAGGCAGCTACACCAGAAAAGAGGCCACAGCCTGCGGCTGTGCTGATGATTCAGGGAACGGCATCGGATGTCGGGAAGAGTCTGGTGACCGCAGCCATCGGGCGGATTATGACCCGGGACGGATACCGCACGGCGCCGTTTAAGTCGCAGAACATGGCGCTGAATTCCTATGTTACCGAGGACGGCAAGGAAATTGGCCGCGCCCAGGGTATGCAGGCCGAAGCGTTCGGCATTACCGCCAACACGGACATGAATCCGATTCTGCTTAAGCCCTCAGGCGAGATGAGTGCCCAGATTGTGGTGCACGGCGTGCCGCATACAGCGCTGAGTGCACGCGAATACCGGGAGAAGTTTCTGCCCGAAGCTAAAAGTACGGTGATGGATGCGCTTGGGCGGCTGCGGACGGCCTATGATATCGTGCTGATGGAAGGCGCAGGCAGTCCAGCGGAGATCAACCTTAAGGCCAGGGATATTGTTAATATGAACCTCGCAGGCTGGGCGGATGCTCCGGTGCTGCTGGTTGCCGATATCGACAGGGGAGGTGTGTTTGCTTTTCTGGTCGGCACGCTGGAGCTGTTGGAGCCGCATGAACGGGCCCGGGTCAAAGGCTTCATCATCAATAAATTCCGCGGCGACCTGTCGCTGCTGCAGCCAGGACTGGATTGGCTGCAGCAGCGGACAGGCATCCCGGTTCTCGGTGTGCTGCCTTTTCTTCCGCGCCTGCGGATTGAAGCCGAGGATTCCGTGGTTCTGGAAGGAACCTCGGGCCGGCTGGGTGCGAAGCAGGGGAAAGAGCTGGACATTGCTGTCATCCGCTATCCGAGAATTTCCAACTTCACCGATTTTGATCCGCTGGAAGATGAACCGGATACAGCTGTGCGTTATGTAAGCACCGCTATAGAACTGGGGACACCGGATGTTATCATCCTGCCGGGCACAAAAAACACAGCCGCCGACCTGGATTATCTGCGGGAGCAGGGCTTCCCGGAGGCTATCGCAGCCGCGTTGAACCAGGGAACCCGGCAGCTTGCAGGAATCTGCGGAGGATACCAGATGCTGGGCTTGAAGCTTCTTGATCCGCATGCTGTAGAAAGTGCAGAACCCGGCGAAAGGGAGGGACTTGGGCTTTTGCCGCTGTCGACCTCTTTTCTGCAGCAGAAGACCACCGTCCGTGCCAGCGGCATGCTGGCACAGGATCATCCGCTGCCGCTCTACGGCGGGGAAGCGGCTTCCGCTCCGGCGGCAGAGCTGCCCGTCGCGGGATATGAAATCCATATGGGCATAACCACCAACCATGATCCTGCATCGGTTAGAAGCCTCTTCCAGCTAAAAGGACCGGATGGGAGTATGCAGCAGGAAGGCTGGGGAACGCCGGAAGGACGGGTCTGGGGAACCTATCTGCATGGATTGTTCCATAACGATGCTTTGCGCAGAGCCTGGCTTGACGGCCTGAGGCAATCAAAAGGGCTTGCGCCGCTGGGGCAGACCTTCTCGGCAGCGGCGCTGCGCGAGCAGGAGTTTGACCGGCTGGCGGATACCGTGCGTGCGAGCCTTGACATGGCTGCCATCTATAAGATTATGGGTGTATCTCAGCAAGGGAGGTAA
- a CDS encoding YnfA family protein yields the protein MVIAVLLFIVAGLAEIGGGYLIWLWLRESRPLWYGLVGALVLVAYGIIPTLQKFPSFGRIYAAYGGVFIVMAVLWGWLVDKKTPDLYDWLGAGICVIGVSVILWAPRH from the coding sequence ATGGTCATTGCGGTTCTGCTCTTTATCGTTGCAGGTTTGGCCGAGATTGGCGGCGGCTACCTGATCTGGCTGTGGCTGCGGGAATCACGGCCGCTCTGGTATGGACTGGTTGGAGCGCTGGTTCTCGTGGCGTACGGCATCATCCCTACTCTGCAGAAGTTTCCTTCCTTCGGCAGAATCTATGCCGCCTACGGCGGGGTGTTCATCGTGATGGCCGTGCTGTGGGGCTGGCTGGTCGATAAAAAAACACCAGATCTCTATGACTGGTTGGGTGCCGGCATATGTGTAATCGGCGTGTCCGTCATTCTGTGGGCACCAAGACATTGA
- a CDS encoding methyl-accepting chemotaxis protein, giving the protein MFQVKKSISRKFTRLLFVVLLLSSVLLSTSFYFISINTINSYVMPQINKILTAAAQDIYKNMNAAHAQQTLNKNEQSRTTIEFYFQDKRKQHDLESIFLIDLKEGKATVLTADHGAKLKPDESIEVQPAMEQAAKGKAGLSEIYSDSHGIHKTAYVGVPGTTMVIGASSDVAFVKDKMSSILWTSAGITLAVLIVGVGSALLMTRRITRPITQLAAYSNKLAGGDFTQQLEIKGSDEVGQLAESFRTMSQQLKEMIGQVLDTSSVVVADSNDLKNRTDILNGMAEQSSLSVVEIGKGSTAIASSAQDNSRAMDEINIGIQHIASAAGEVTEQIIEASEEATGGNDIAQSAVEQMRQVAEASVKSLEQFRIMNERSLQIGEVVQGITEITKQIQMLSLNASIEAARAGEHGRGFAVVAGEVRKLSEQSKESNEQIREFLLSLQEDMNRSVEEMNHVNAEVASGVGKVAEAGNAFSHLLILIQSINHSIQSVSAATQQISAGTEEVSASVEETAQITSKSRQNADTLAANSERQRQELEVHAQTVEHLYQQAVQLQQAVQQFKI; this is encoded by the coding sequence ATGTTTCAAGTCAAGAAATCCATCAGCCGGAAATTCACGCGTTTGCTGTTCGTCGTTCTGCTGCTCTCGTCTGTTCTGCTAAGTACCAGCTTTTATTTCATATCCATCAATACCATTAACAGCTATGTCATGCCGCAGATCAACAAGATTCTGACAGCCGCCGCCCAGGACATTTATAAAAATATGAATGCGGCACATGCCCAGCAGACTCTGAACAAAAACGAGCAATCGAGGACAACGATCGAATTTTATTTCCAGGATAAACGAAAGCAGCATGATCTCGAATCCATCTTTCTCATCGATTTGAAGGAAGGCAAAGCTACCGTGCTGACCGCAGATCACGGAGCCAAGCTGAAGCCGGATGAGAGCATCGAGGTACAGCCGGCCATGGAACAGGCCGCCAAAGGAAAGGCCGGACTCAGTGAAATCTATAGTGACAGTCATGGTATACATAAGACCGCGTACGTCGGTGTTCCCGGCACTACAATGGTCATCGGAGCAAGTTCGGATGTCGCTTTTGTCAAAGATAAAATGAGCAGTATCCTTTGGACCAGCGCCGGAATCACTTTGGCTGTACTGATCGTTGGTGTGGGCTCTGCATTGCTTATGACCCGCAGAATTACCCGCCCGATCACACAGCTTGCGGCCTACAGCAACAAGCTGGCAGGCGGCGATTTCACCCAGCAGCTGGAGATTAAGGGCAGTGACGAGGTCGGCCAGCTCGCCGAAAGCTTCCGGACCATGAGCCAGCAGCTGAAGGAGATGATCGGACAGGTGCTGGATACCTCCAGCGTCGTGGTCGCGGATTCCAATGATCTGAAGAACCGCACCGATATTCTGAACGGAATGGCTGAGCAATCCTCCCTGTCCGTTGTGGAGATCGGCAAAGGCAGTACTGCTATTGCAAGCAGCGCACAGGATAATTCCCGGGCCATGGACGAGATTAATATCGGCATTCAGCATATTGCTTCGGCAGCCGGTGAGGTTACCGAACAGATTATTGAGGCTTCTGAAGAGGCGACAGGCGGAAACGATATCGCTCAAAGCGCTGTCGAGCAGATGCGCCAGGTGGCAGAGGCTTCTGTGAAATCGCTGGAGCAGTTCCGCATCATGAACGAGCGTTCCCTGCAGATTGGTGAAGTTGTGCAGGGCATTACGGAAATCACCAAGCAGATTCAAATGCTCTCGCTGAATGCTTCCATAGAAGCCGCGCGGGCGGGCGAGCATGGCCGCGGCTTTGCGGTGGTTGCCGGAGAGGTCCGCAAGCTGTCCGAACAATCCAAAGAATCCAATGAGCAGATCCGTGAGTTCCTGCTCAGCCTGCAGGAGGATATGAACCGGTCGGTGGAAGAAATGAATCACGTGAACGCCGAGGTGGCTTCCGGGGTGGGCAAAGTGGCCGAAGCCGGAAATGCTTTTAGCCATTTGCTGATTCTGATTCAGAGCATCAACCACAGCATTCAATCCGTATCCGCCGCCACACAGCAGATTTCAGCAGGCACCGAGGAGGTCAGCGCTTCTGTGGAGGAAACGGCCCAGATCACCTCCAAGTCCCGGCAGAATGCCGATACTCTTGCCGCCAACTCCGAACGCCAGCGCCAGGAGCTTGAAGTCCATGCGCAAACAGTAGAGCATTTGTACCAGCAAGCCGTACAGCTGCAGCAAGCCGTACAGCAGTTCAAAATATAG
- a CDS encoding queuosine precursor transporter, which yields MFNLLWGILFVVVNFGFYLLCYRLFGKKGLYAWVGVATVIANIQVAKTIAMPFDIVMTLGNTMYVTLYMTSDLLNEKYGRAEARHAVWFGFFTLLMTTAIMQMVLLFEPQETDIAQSSLETIFGLMPRLALGSLTAYFISQFLDVRLYAWIRKYYSSSRQLWVRSNGSTMISSFVDTLVFCTIAFAGTYDLRVWTEILLTTYVVKFLLTGAGTPILYIARSFKFAEDEQPVRTSPDTRSVS from the coding sequence ATGTTTAATTTGTTGTGGGGAATTTTGTTCGTAGTTGTCAACTTTGGTTTCTACCTGCTCTGCTACCGGCTTTTTGGCAAAAAAGGCCTGTATGCCTGGGTCGGCGTGGCAACGGTCATCGCCAACATTCAGGTCGCCAAAACCATTGCTATGCCGTTCGATATTGTAATGACGCTGGGCAACACCATGTATGTCACGCTCTATATGACCAGTGACCTGCTGAACGAGAAATACGGGCGTGCCGAGGCGCGGCATGCGGTATGGTTTGGCTTTTTCACACTGCTGATGACTACCGCGATTATGCAGATGGTGCTCCTGTTCGAGCCGCAGGAAACCGATATCGCCCAGTCTTCGCTTGAGACCATCTTTGGTCTGATGCCACGGCTGGCGCTGGGCAGCCTTACCGCCTATTTTATCAGCCAGTTCCTCGACGTCCGGCTCTATGCCTGGATTCGCAAGTATTACAGCAGCTCGCGCCAGCTCTGGGTCCGCTCCAACGGCAGCACGATGATCAGTTCTTTTGTCGATACGCTGGTCTTTTGTACGATTGCCTTCGCCGGAACCTATGACCTCAGGGTGTGGACAGAGATTTTGCTGACTACTTACGTTGTAAAGTTCCTCCTTACCGGGGCCGGAACGCCGATTTTGTACATTGCCCGTTCCTTCAAATTTGCGGAGGACGAACAGCCGGTTCGTACATCCCCTGATACACGCAGCGTATCCTGA
- a CDS encoding M24 family metallopeptidase encodes MNEALSTLEQGMAGGGLDALLVTDPKHVYYLTGFASNPHERFLGLLLIRGGEPVLIVPALDAEAAHAASSVTKIMTHSDTDNPYELLKSCFAGAKPGTVGIEKEHFTVSRYEQLAEAVPADAFRDIGHLLRSMRAKKTPDEVSRMKHAAELVEEVLRQGLTQVKAGVSEIELVAELDYLMKKVGASGPSFDTMVLSGPNTALPHGVPGSRIIQPGDFLMFDLGVYAAGYASDITRTFAVEEANPKLVEIYNTVLAANEAGIAASRAGATFGSVDRAARDVIEAAGYGEYFMHRVGHGLGMDTHEYPSLHGMNGDFIEIGNVFTVEPGIYVAGLGGVRIEDDVWITPEGPQTLTTMSKALTVLHL; translated from the coding sequence ATGAATGAGGCTCTATCCACATTGGAGCAGGGAATGGCCGGCGGGGGCCTGGATGCGCTGCTCGTCACCGATCCAAAGCATGTCTATTATTTGACCGGGTTTGCCAGCAATCCGCATGAGCGTTTTCTGGGACTGCTGCTGATCCGGGGCGGGGAGCCGGTGCTGATCGTTCCCGCACTTGATGCCGAAGCGGCTCATGCCGCCTCCTCGGTGACCAAGATTATGACGCACAGCGACACAGACAACCCGTATGAGCTGCTGAAATCCTGTTTTGCAGGCGCTAAGCCGGGAACTGTGGGCATCGAGAAGGAGCATTTCACCGTAAGCCGTTATGAACAGCTGGCCGAAGCGGTTCCTGCGGATGCCTTCCGCGATATCGGCCATCTGCTGCGGTCCATGCGCGCGAAAAAAACGCCCGATGAAGTCAGCCGGATGAAGCATGCCGCCGAGCTGGTAGAGGAGGTACTGCGCCAAGGCCTCACCCAGGTCAAAGCAGGGGTCAGTGAAATCGAGCTGGTTGCCGAGCTGGATTATCTGATGAAAAAGGTGGGCGCCTCCGGCCCCTCCTTCGACACCATGGTTCTCTCCGGCCCGAATACCGCCCTGCCGCACGGTGTGCCGGGCAGCCGCATTATTCAGCCGGGAGACTTTCTGATGTTCGACCTGGGCGTGTACGCCGCAGGTTACGCTTCCGATATCACCCGCACCTTTGCCGTTGAAGAAGCGAATCCCAAGCTGGTTGAAATCTACAACACAGTGCTGGCGGCCAATGAAGCGGGCATCGCCGCTTCCCGGGCTGGAGCGACCTTCGGCTCAGTGGACCGTGCGGCGCGTGACGTGATCGAAGCTGCCGGCTACGGCGAGTATTTCATGCACCGGGTCGGTCACGGCCTCGGCATGGACACGCATGAGTATCCCTCGCTCCATGGCATGAACGGGGATTTCATTGAAATCGGCAACGTATTCACCGTGGAGCCGGGCATTTATGTGGCCGGTCTGGGCGGTGTGCGGATCGAAGACGACGTCTGGATTACCCCGGAAGGCCCGCAGACGCTGACAACCATGTCCAAGGCGCTAACGGTGCTGCATTTATAG
- a CDS encoding PQQ-dependent sugar dehydrogenase has protein sequence MFRKKSLNRIWLLGSTCIIGAGLLGACMNSAPPEGNVTGMSTGANRPAETAHASASPEPVPSAAVPPEGGGKNPENSQPAAASSFPYTAQTLAGGLNVPWEMALAPDGRIFFTERPGTLRVFEEGELRKNPLLELPAPFFSEGEGGLLGFALDPDFENNGFAYAYHSYRRDSGGVENRVLRLSISGSKAEIDKVLLDGIPGDTNHNGGRIKFGPDGYLYITTGERYEPELAQDQESLGGKILRISKEGTIPADNPFPDSPVYSWGHRNPQGLAWQPESGALYSSEHGQSSHDEINLIEAGGNYGWPLIEGDEAGTGSVEKMKLPLLHSGEETWAPSGMAFITQGPWSGGLLVANLAGQQLLHISPGTGNKKPSAEALFHEKWGRIRNVAEGPDGTLYVMTNNRDGRGHPGAADDQLIALKPNWK, from the coding sequence ATGTTTCGTAAAAAAAGCCTTAACCGCATATGGCTGCTAGGCAGCACATGCATTATTGGGGCTGGACTGCTGGGCGCCTGCATGAATTCTGCCCCGCCTGAGGGGAATGTAACCGGAATGAGTACCGGGGCGAACCGTCCTGCGGAGACAGCGCATGCTTCCGCCAGCCCTGAGCCAGTGCCATCAGCAGCCGTACCGCCAGAAGGCGGAGGGAAGAACCCGGAGAATTCGCAGCCGGCTGCTGCTTCATCCTTTCCTTACACGGCCCAAACACTGGCGGGCGGTCTGAATGTCCCGTGGGAGATGGCCTTAGCGCCGGATGGACGGATCTTCTTCACTGAGCGGCCCGGTACCTTGCGTGTATTTGAAGAAGGTGAGCTGAGGAAGAATCCGCTGCTGGAGCTTCCGGCGCCTTTTTTCAGCGAAGGCGAAGGGGGGCTGTTGGGCTTTGCGCTTGATCCGGACTTTGAAAACAACGGTTTCGCTTATGCCTACCATTCATACCGCAGGGACAGCGGCGGCGTGGAGAACCGGGTGCTGCGGTTAAGCATCAGCGGGAGCAAGGCCGAGATCGACAAGGTTCTGCTGGACGGCATCCCCGGGGATACCAACCACAACGGCGGACGGATCAAATTCGGACCTGACGGTTATCTGTACATCACTACCGGCGAAAGGTATGAGCCGGAGCTGGCACAGGATCAGGAGAGCCTGGGCGGCAAAATCCTGCGCATTTCCAAGGAGGGCACCATTCCGGCGGATAACCCGTTCCCTGATTCTCCCGTCTACAGCTGGGGTCACCGCAATCCGCAGGGGCTGGCCTGGCAGCCGGAGAGCGGAGCCCTCTACAGCTCGGAGCATGGACAGTCCAGCCATGACGAGATCAACCTGATTGAGGCCGGAGGTAATTATGGATGGCCGCTAATCGAAGGCGATGAGGCCGGAACCGGGAGCGTGGAGAAGATGAAGCTTCCGCTGCTGCACAGCGGGGAGGAGACATGGGCGCCGTCAGGAATGGCTTTTATTACCCAGGGGCCATGGAGCGGCGGTCTGCTTGTGGCGAATCTGGCCGGACAGCAGCTGCTTCATATTTCGCCGGGTACGGGAAATAAGAAACCTTCGGCGGAAGCTTTGTTTCATGAAAAATGGGGGCGTATCCGCAACGTGGCCGAAGGGCCGGACGGGACCCTCTACGTAATGACCAATAACCGGGATGGCAGAGGCCACCCTGGCGCAGCGGACGATCAGCTTATCGCCTTGAAGCCCAACTGGAAGTGA